tgtgtttcagttttttgtATTCACAGATCATAGGACTGAGAATAGCAGCTAAGCTATTagcttattattattaatagcAGCTAAGATTGTGGCCAAAGCTTCCTGAGATTTTGCAGCATCTACATATTTTTAGGAGGCAGTCTCCAGCCCCAGCTACTTACACGTGTACTGACACACATGCTGTTCTAGTTTTAGGGCCTGGAGCTACCACATGAAAGAAGCTTCAGCGACCCCACTGAATTCACCTCTGCCAGAATCGCAGCCAAAGCATCCCCGCGCAAAAACAGAGCTGGCTACAGCTCGGGAACAGCAACCAGGCTGCTTACTCCCCGGCGCAGAGCCGGGAGGAGCGGCTGAGCCAGCCGCGTGGCACCTGCGCTCCCATCGCATCCCTCGGGGTAACGCGAACGTCAGAGCGCACGGACGGCGCGGACGCAGCGCTCGCGTTCCACGCGCGCGCTCCCGCGCTTCCCGGTGCGGCGACACCTGCCGCAGGCCCGCCCGCTTTCCCCCGACAGCGTGACCCGGAGCAACCCGGCGGCCCGCTCGGACCGCGGCGGGGCCCGAGGGCAGCGGTACCTAGCTTCTGGCCCAGGAAGGTCATGCTGTGGTAGGCCTTCTCGGCGGCGGCCAGGTGCGCCAGCCCCGCCAGCAGGGCCAGCCAGCTGGCCCCCGCGCTCTTGTTGGCCTCACGTTCCTTCTCCACGTTGTCCTTGGCCTTATCGTACGAGAAGATGCCCAGGTGGGAGAAGAAAGTCTCTAGCACCGCCTGCTCCACCGGCACGGGCGCGCCCAGGGGGATCGACTCCCCCATCCCGCCGCCGCTTCCGGGTTCCGCTCCCAGCCGAACGAGGAGACCAGCTCGCGCCCCCGCCCCCGGAAGTCCCCGTCACGTGACGCGGGAGACTCGCGGTCACGTGAGGTGCTAGGGCCCACGCGGCGCGGAGCATGCCGGGAGCGGGCGGTGGTGCTCGGCGTCACCGATCTTCGGCGGCACGCTGCGCAAGGAAACTAGGAGCGCACAGAGCACGGGATCTCCATTCTagttcttttctctgaaacttaAGTCCGCAGCCCACTTCCACGCTACACTGTTCTTTCCATTAAGCACCCAAATACCAGGGCTTCCGGGACACGTTAGCTTGGTCCTTATGCACCAGTCCTGCACGACCCTCCACCTCGTACAGACACACAGCATCCTAGCCCTGCAGTCTGACATTGCTGCAGCCATTTTAGGGATTGGGAGTTGCTCAACCGATTGAAAAGGAGAATTAATTTAAGCTTCAGACAGATCGACTCCACGAACAGACTGAGCATGGAAGAACAAGCACggcacaaagcagagctgtgacaTCCGAGGCCATGGAAAGGGGGCTGCTGCGGCAACCTTGGCTGTTCCAGCTCCTGGGGAACATCAGACCTCCATCCCCCCACCTCCTTCTACTGAAATTAGTAGGTACTTCTCTCTGGAttgagctgcagagctcctctcgCTGTCCCAGAACAGCAACATTCCCAACCTCCTCTGGCTGGCATTTTTCCTACACTCTGCAACTGGGCTGCAGATAACATGCAGAAAATCAGATAGGAACAGGAGCTTCCTGTTCCTAATGGGTAACGGAGACAGAGTTTACAAAGAAAACCAGGAGTGAAAGGTTCAGACAGACCTTTATTACACTGAGTTGACAGCACATTTTTGTACTTAGAAGAATGTATTTGGTCTCTTGGTGGTGAAACGTGGTTTGTGCTGACGACGCAGAACTCTGTGCGGCAGAGGGAACTTGATTTTAGAAtcctgcaagaaaaatatttgtgttgaGATATTAGACCACTACTCCTATCCACTTTGCAAGACCGAAAAGATGCACTAGGTTTGTGATTCTTTTTGAACAAGATGTCCATTAAAGGCACGTTTCCTGTAATATAATCTCCCTCCCTCCAGCCTCCTGTCAGCCTGGGACCCAGCAGGCACCGCACTTGACTTACGTGGAACTGCTTGACCGCTGGCCTACGGCACTTGCTAGCAGCAATCTGCTCCACTTTCATTATCTGAATGGAGTGAGCACGGGCACGGTGACGGGCTCCCATATCACGGTCTGCAACGAGAGAACTCAAAACtcaacttctccaaaagaatgcAGTCTTATTCTTGCCTGATTTCAAGATACGCACTTACTGAAATAATCTAGATgggatttatttgtttatttcttaaaacaagCAGGCTGATTCGGAATCAACACTGAAattttattaatggaaaaatgtttcttaaaattcCTAAATGATACAGACAGGAACTGATACTTAGCCCACATAAACAGGCTTACAGGAGCAATCTGTCCATATACAGACTATCTGAAAACACCCTACAGTAGACACACACTGCCTTTAAATCACATCCATAGTTAACTTCACAAGATATGCCAAAATACTGGGCTTACAGCTCTCCAGATGAAGATGCAACATACCTATTTAGAACTTAACCTACAAAAAGCTCCAAGTCATTGTGTTATGACAAACTTCTCAGATCACTTAAGCAGTCTTCCAGTACATTAATTAACAGGAAATATCCTGTTAAGTTAATGTAGAACCTCAAGTTTCACTTCCAAGAGCACTTCAGCTCTTGAAAGGCGACAAGATACATATAATATTTGCACACATGACAAGAACATCATTACGATGAACAACATTCTTTGGGTTTTTGTGTGCATTCTGTACCATTTGATTCAACTATCAACAGAATCAACTATACAAACAGCCTACCCCTCGAGTACTTTACATAACAGGAATTGAGATGATGTAATCTGAAATATTCCCTCAACAAGGAGATTCTGAAACATTATATATAGTACAATAAACACCTAGAGCACCTTTAAGGCTATGAAACTCGGCCTATATAGCAGAACTCATTACCACAACTACTCAAAGTCATATACTGATcaagtggaaatatttccatctaGAGAAAGCATATTATGAGTGCGAGATCACATCTACAGACTTCTCCAGCAACTTCCTGATTTAGTTTCCtagagtttgatttttttttcctcatggctTAAGACAGCATTCGTACCTAGACTTTACGCACAGTTTGAGATTCAAGCTTAAGCTTACATACAGGTTCTATCTCAAACACTTATACAAACTTACAGCACTGAGTGACAGCACCAGCAGTGGTCAAGTCCCTGTACTCTCTGTACATGTTGTGAGTTCCACTACGAGAATCGTAGCGCAGCCAAATACCAAAATTTTTTACCCGCAGAGGGGTCTTCTCATACACCTGGAATTAGACAAGGGGACAAAAGAAGTTAAATACATCATCAGTATTTCAGCAGGTTAACTACACTGAAGCGCTAACAAAAGCACTGTGGAAAGTTTTactgcactaaaaaaaaaaaaattgtctctcCCCTCCCACACACCAACATAGCTGCATTCAAACTGATAATTCTCGGTGAAAATACTCAAATTTAGCTTTACATCCctatgtaaataaatagaaaaggaCAACTTATAAGTAATAAGATACGTAAGTATATATTTTCCAAGGATTATGAAGGCCTACATAACTCTTAAGAGGCATAAGCCCAACGAAATGAGTGTAAGACccagaaaacagcactgagtACACCAGTGACTTAAGTCATCATAGCTccagaaagttgttttttttttttaatctgtttgttgttttctaagCTCCTTGGGCATATACTGCCACTGTGAAAAGCGGAATGTGTTGATCAACTCGACAGCAATGGAATGTTAAGCTTAACTTCACTCCTAGTGGCAGTACTTCAAGTAACTTTATCCTACGTATACCAGCAGGAATTCGTTCAAAACCACCCAAATTATCGGGTTTGCCATCCCCCACCTGGCCACAGTACACAATCTCTCCagaagattttttcattttcttcaactgAGACACGAAGTACCAGAACCGGGACTTGGCGACAACGTGGTTCGGAGCGAAGATCCGCATCCGGTAGAGCGGAGGAGTCCTGCATTTCGGCGTGGGCAGACAGCGCCCGACCACCTTGTACTCCCGCAGCTGGAGAGAGACGAAAGACAGCAGTGTGAGTCGCGGCGCAGCGGCTGAGGAGCGAACCCCCGGCAGCCCGGCCGCGGGGCGGGCGTCTCGGCGAGGAGCCGCACCGAGCCGGACCTCCCAGCGCCCGAGGAGAAGCCGATCTCCGGGAGCCCGGCAGCGCCGCCCGCCGGCCCGGCCGATGGCGGAGCCCGCTCCTCTGTGGCGCGGCCTCCTCACGCGCCGTGGGGGAGCACCGCCGCCATATTGGCCGCTCGCCTCCGCGCGTAGCCGAGCCGGGCGGCCCTGGCGCGCGGAGACCGCTCTCGAGGGCCGCGAGCCCTCGCCGCCGCACTCCCAGCGCCCGGCCTCAGGCCGGCCGCGGGACACGGCCGCGATCCGAGCGCACCGCGGCCCTCACTCACGGTGCCCGACGCCTTCatgctgccgccgccgccgcccgcagGAAAGGAAAGGCCGCACGCGCGGCCCGCTCACGTCACCCGCCCGCCGCGGCACCGCCCGCCGCCGTCCTGCCCGCCCATTGGCCCGCGGCGCAGCGCGGTTGGGTGAGGCGGCTGTCAGTCTGCGCCCGCGACGGCTGGCTCCGGCTTCCGGGCCGCGGCGTCCGCGTGGCCGCGGGAGGAGGCCTCGCCGCCCCCTGAGCGGGGCTGGGCCTCTAGGCGGCGGCCGGGCCGCCCTCAATAGCGTGTCGGTGCCCCTAGGAACGCGGCCCCGTCCCGATCGCGTCCGTGCCTCCGGGCTCGCCGCTGCTTCCCGCGTACGCGGCGGGGAGGCGGCCCGGGGCCCTTTCTCACGTTATACTCAGAACGGGGTAACCGCGGTAACGGCGCTGGTGAGGCAGACGCCGAGCGCGGCGGCGGTACGGCCGCGGGCTGCCTCCACCGGTTGAGAGAGGGGGCACGGAGCCACGCTCCCGACTCCTAGGAAAGACACCCGCGGGCGCGTTGCAGCGCGTCGTTCGCCCTCCGCAGCGGGGGCGGGGCGGGACTACAGCTCCCAGGGGCCGCGGGGCGCGCCGGCCGCCAGGGCCATCCCGAGGTACCGCGGGGCACGCTGGGAGCTGTAGTCCCGCGCAGCGGCGGAGGGGCGGGGGCACCTTCCCTTCGCTTCCCGGACGCGCTAGTGCCGCGCCACCTCCCCCGGGCCGccttctcctcctcccgccgccAGCCGAGGCGGCGCGGCCTGCGCTGCCCGGCCCGCTCCCTATGCTCGTGGCGACATCGGAGCTGTGGGGCGGGAGCCGGCACCGCCGCGATGGAGGAGTGACCGGGAAGGTAACGGCGGGAGGGCGGGCGGGGTTGGGGCTCGGGCTCGCCGGCCGTTGGCAGGCGGGGGCCGCGTCGGCGTGGTGGCCGATGAGGTGGCGGCGGCCTCCGTCGGTCTGCCGGCCCGGCTGCGGGGAGCGCTCCGTCATGCCGCGGGGCTCCCGAGGCGGTCGACGCAGTCCCCGGTCCCGCGGAGCTCTGTCCCTGCGTGGCAGGGCCCCGCGGCATCGgcagaggaaaggggaaggcTGGGAAACGGGGAGCCGCCGGCCGGCTCGGAGCGCCCGCCGCCACGGCCCGCGCCGTGCTCCCCGGAGAACTTTCTAGGCCATCGGAGAAGTTGTGGGAGCAGCCGTAATTGCGGCGCTGCTCGTACATATGTTAAGCCGACGTAAGGGCTTCGGGTCCTACGCGTGCCCGAGGCTTGCGGCAGACAGAGCAGGCATCAGAAAGGAGCGCGTAGGCTTCGAGAGAAACCTCGTCAAAGTAAAACAGCGTGGCTCTGGCTCTCCTTGTTTACACGACCTTGTAAATACTCCCAAATTATTGCTGTAAATGAGGCGCTTTAATCGCTAATTGTTCTGATGCTCATCACCTGTAGTGTGTGTTCTCAGCGTGCTGACggctcagccctgcctgctctccagtgctgcaggcttCTGGCCGTTAATGCTGTTACACCGGGCCGTCCTCCTCCACCCGAGCTGTGACCGCgtttattccttttttcttgtgtaACTTGTATAACTGATTGCCTTCCTAGAGGGCGAGTCAAGCTGAAGCTCTTAGTGCAGGTTACATGGGGGAAGATCAAATGTTGAATGTGCTCATGTAGCATGTGCAGGGGTAGCAGAGCTGGCTGGCTCTGCTTTGAGCTGAACATGTGAAGGAAGCACATCTCTGAGCCACGTTACTTTTAATAGCGAGGCTTGTCACCCATGTGTAGAAGGTTACTACTTGGGGGGCAGAGATTCTGGTGATAACCAGTGGGACAAATATGCCAAAAACAGGCTGGCATATGTTAAAACAATTTTACGTATGTAACTGCGGGCCAGACCCCATGTGAAAGAAGCCATACAAGAAAACACTTTATTGTTACAGTATTTTCAGGGTTTCTCTTTGTCTGACCTCTCTGGATGTTGGTTATGGAGGAAACAAGCTGGGGGTGCAGAGGGAGAAACATCGGGAGAGCAGCTTTAATCCCTGGAGGTTCTGACCCCAAGCGGGGTGGCTCAGTGTCGTCAGGCAGAGTGCAAAGCTTGCTTTGCCACGACTCATCGCTTTGTTCCAGACTTTCTGGTTCCTGTACTGCCACAACTcgctttattttttttttcattttgtatgaaCTTAATTTTCCTTACTGAACTGCCTTTCGTGACGCGTTTAGTTACAATTATTCTGTAAtgaattttacagaaatgtttgcCTGATGCCGTGTTGATTGCTGGGCTTTCCCTTTCGGGCTTGCTTCCTCGGCTGTCACTGTGCCACCTTTCTTCCAGTGGGGGAGGGTGACTGGCAGCGCATGCACCAGGCACGCAATGCTGAGAAATCGGAAATTCTACCTGTAGGCAGTTTGAAACAGCAGTTCCTCTCCGTTTTGTCTCTTCCTCTTGTGTGCTTTCTTTCCCCTGCCTCCTACATGCTTATGTAACAAGGCCTTACTTCAGGCCTGTGCAACTCTTTTACCATGTGGGCATGCTTTGATGGCCTGGTGGATTTTTGTCCCCACTTGCTGTTTAACAGCATCCGTGTatttaatgaagatttttttaatcaactttttttttatccagagAATTGCAGAACAGCCTGTAAAAACACCTGATCTTCAGAACACTTGTCCAGCCTCCTTGTTAGTTCTACACTGATGTTTCTAAATAGAAATCATCGCTAGTAAATTATCATTCATTTATAGGAACGGAAAACTTTGTTAACAGCTCAGTGTGATGTATTTTGTGGTTAATGTCTGATACTTCTCTAATGGATGTTTGCTTTAGAAGAAAGGCCTGGTAATGCTTTTGTTCCCATAGGGGAAGTactttttaaatggttttataGCAGAATAGAGATGCATATTTTTGCTAAGCTGCTGTCCATCATTTAAGTAGCTGATCTATGCTTATGTCGTATCTTATTGAAACGTTCTTGGTGTGCTTGAAATTTGAGCTCAAACCTTTCCGTAGATCAGTATATATCAACTGCTCTGTTATTGAAAGTGGATGAAAGGACTTAGGATTCTGAGATCTGTATCAAAAATATGCATACTCATGTTTTGGTGCAGTACTTACAATGTGAGATTTGCGTGCAAAATTCTGTGGTTCTCACTGTCCTGCTTTTAATTGCTATTGTTGTGCTaagcaaataaaatttgtttttctattttcagatgATCGTAGTTTCCACTCTAGAAGAAGTGGGCAAACCTGTTAGCAGGAGTAGGAAACGAAGAGTATAGCAATAGAGATGGATGAGCAAGCCCTTTTGGGGCTAAATCCAAATGCTGATGCAGACTTCAGACAAAGAGTATGTAATTAACTTGCTTATTTCTCTAATAATTTGGGGTGCTGCTTCAGTGAAAAAGCCTAGTAATTGCTTTCTTGATTGTTATCTGGAAATCCCTTGCGAAGAGTTTGTGGTGGCAGGTACCAGCTGTCATGTTGCAAGCATGTATCTAAGATGAAAGAGATGTTACCAGTTCATTGAATCTATGGTTAACTTGTATAGAATTTGTTTCTCTGGGCTCTGACTTTTCCACTCCTTTCAATTCTAGTCCTTGTTCAGCTCCTTAAGCCGGTTCCTGTAGGATGGAAATCAGCCATTGGAAATGCCGAGTTGCTCGTGATTTCCCTTTAATTTTTAGGTGGCTGTTAGGGGGTGGGGAGcaggctgattttttttgtctgtttattttgctttgttgtttttattttgaatggaTTACCTGCCTTTAGAGCCTTTTAATGGAACACAAGTTTTTAAACAGCGGTAAAGCTTAGGGTAATTTAAAGTCATGGTAAGTAGGGACTTAAATGATATGAGAGATGCTCGCATGGAAAGGCATTACTACTCTTATAACTATTTAATGAGTGAATGCTTACTGCTTACTTATCAGATTGATTCATCAGATCAGATTAATGGAATGTGAAACCTTTCAGAAATGAGGATACAAGCATCTTCTTTGGGCGTTCATAAAACAAGCCCTGGAGTGTATAAGGaagttaaaaatgtaatttgatgCATCCTGGCGTTGCTAAGCAGCCTGTTAAATATGTTTGTTGGGGATGCTTGTCCTTGAAAAGATGAGTATGGCTAAACTGTAATGTTTTGTCAAGAAGATGTCACTGTACATTCGAAGCTCACAGATTTATAGACCTTTTAACCATGCAATCTGCATACCTTTGAAATACTTTATGATGAAAGGTGACTAAGTTTTTACTCCTCATGCAAGAAATGACATTATCCTGCTTGactttattaaaaatcaaaccTTAGCTAATTAAACTGTTCACTGTAAGGAAGTTAGTGCAAGCTACAGTGATTTCTTGTTTTAAGGGCTTAATTCAACTCTGAATAATTACTTTGGTGAATGTAAACAAtcatgataattaaaaaaacctcttGAATTAAAAGTCTTTATAGTCTTAAAATGACATCAATCTAATCTGAGTTTCAAGAattgttttactgttttgtatAATGCACCACACtaaattttaaagcagttaTGTCAAGTTAACTGTTTTCAGAAGAGGCTTAGAAGAGCTGATAAGCAGCTTTGGTATCTAAAATTTGGCTGAAGTATACATTTCTTACCAGTCTGTAATGGATTCATAAACAGACGATTGTCAGCTGATCAATGAAAGATTGTGTTTGAACATTTTGTGGAATGTAGAATACAAGCAAAGTGCTGCAACAGAAACGagttgttttcagtgaaaaagtCTAAGTCCCTTGCTCTTTCGAATTTGTGGAGGGAGTTTATAACTTGGACTTGAATTTCCACCCTTGGAAGTTGTATTCAACACCCAAGTGAACAGGGCCCTGAACAAATTCCCTtagctgaccctgctttgagcaggcaGTTTGAACTGGGCTATCACCAGAATTCACTTCCAGCTCCACTAGTTATGTGATTCTGACCTTTTAATATTCAAGTAACAAAATGTTAAGTGGAATTGAGTACCTGTAGCGCTTGGATTTGGAGAAACACTTGCATCATGTTAATGAGGGAGCCAAATAAAAACTTGGACGTTTCCGAATACTGTGTTTTTTGAAGAAGCGGTGTATCCAAGTGTGAATAAGATGTTTTGCTGtgtgctttgggttttgtttcgTTGGTATTTTCTGTGTCGGTCCTTTATCACATGAAACTTAATTGGATGCTTACAGGCGCTAGCCTACTTTGAGCAGCTGAAGATATCCCAGGATGCTTGGCAAGTCTGCGCAGAAGCATTAGCTCAGAGTATATACAGGTAATGTAAATAAGAAtcattgcttgttttcattaGTAATATAGACTTTATATGCAGTAAGCTCAGAAATAGTTCCTCACTCCCCATTCTCCTACAAAGTAAGCTATCCCATTGTTTTGTATGCAAAGATCATGTAGTCAACATTATTTTTGCTCAAAGTTGTATATTCACATCTCAAATAATAGGTTGTTGCTGTATTGTAGAATAGTGCAAGTTGGAAGGAAATTCAGGAGTGTGTATCTATCAAATAACAACAGTGATTTATGGTGAATACTTTTCTCTTTGGCAAATGATTTATCAAAGCTTCTCTGATTCCACTGCATAGTGTGTGGTGATTAACAAAACtatgaaatttgaaaaacaacattttaccAAGATACACAATTTTTAGATTCTTTTTAAAGACATAATAGAATAGATATGGTAGTTTTGTACGCTCAGAACCAAACTCAGTGTATAATAAACTGgcagatacagaaaaaatgttataaGAGGGAATATCAGCATTAATTGCTCACTTTTATCAAGTGAATTGCTAAGAGTATTTGCCATTTTTGCTTAGCACTCTTTTCTAGTGTGCAGTAATTCTTTATTTGCCAAAGGCAATGCCTGGTTGTAATatctgaggatttttttttcatgacaggGAAGTGTACCGTACTGCTACCTCTaatagaattttcttttcttttctagcGATGATCACATCAAGTTCTTTTGCTTTCAAGTTCTGGAACATCAAGTTAAATTCAAGTTAGTAATCTTTCTTGATACCAACCTTGTAAATCTACgttgatttttccctttttatccTGCTTGCAAATAAAA
The Numida meleagris isolate 19003 breed g44 Domestic line chromosome 1, NumMel1.0, whole genome shotgun sequence genome window above contains:
- the RPL18A gene encoding 60S ribosomal protein L18a, producing MKASGTLREYKVVGRCLPTPKCRTPPLYRMRIFAPNHVVAKSRFWYFVSQLKKMKKSSGEIVYCGQVYEKTPLRVKNFGIWLRYDSRSGTHNMYREYRDLTTAGAVTQCYRDMGARHRARAHSIQIMKVEQIAASKCRRPAVKQFHDSKIKFPLPHRVLRRQHKPRFTTKRPNTFF